The Plasmodium brasilianum strain Bolivian I chromosome 14, whole genome shotgun sequence genome contains a region encoding:
- a CDS encoding hypothetical protein (conserved Plasmodium protein): MLTMTNDKHSNNFFSEFNIYNKKNAKKVVYRYFQNRTQKQTKYITWSLLAFSGMFLYITNKAYDRNIFYLNNEVYKKLSKNYDSSTPLEAQNRAFKQIFVKAKRKNLELDSKPIISQIIRINDREQ, from the exons atgttaactATGACGAACGACAAGCACAGTAACAATTTTTTCAGtgaatttaatatatataataaaaaaaatgcgaAAAAAGTTGTGTACAGGTATTTTCAGAACAGAACGCAAAAACAAACGAAGTATATCACATGGTCATTACTTGCATTTAGTGGTATGtttctatatattacaaaCAAAGCCTATGAtaggaatatattttatttgaacaATGAAGTTTATAAGAAATTGagtaaaaattatgactCCTCTACACCG CTCGAAGCCCAAAACAGGGCTTTTAAgcaaatttttgtaaaagcaaaaagaaaaaatttagaacTAGATTCGAAACCCATAATTTCTCAAATTATTAGAATAAATGACAgagaacaataa